Proteins encoded in a region of the Lujinxingia litoralis genome:
- a CDS encoding HAMP domain-containing histidine kinase, whose protein sequence is MRQPHLATLPRSSEAFEAFFEWAPWPMHLVDASGRPGLCNPALVQLLGLKSESPKAEELFTPESARSLEKATGVPTSEQRDFIDCQLTYLHASGVPLKATRLRLVQLPESEDEPRRFVAMLSELSPPQPLTRAALQSRLAGAIAHDFNNVFTVAASYVDLVRHQVEDEQQEQHLERALKACRRGIALVDNLQLLTSLEGLPATETELTELIEGQKRTLNQALAPGPRVHLDLEEDLPVLRAHPSRVGQLVVDLVANALLRWPQASRLEISARRARAEHPGVELRICGPDDPNAAYEGPFWPMLLGSVEHQGRVCRVPDVIGEFFVDVTTDQHAIVAFLPTPALH, encoded by the coding sequence ATGCGTCAGCCCCACCTAGCGACTCTGCCCCGCTCCTCGGAGGCCTTTGAGGCCTTCTTTGAATGGGCCCCCTGGCCCATGCATCTGGTCGACGCCTCGGGGCGCCCCGGGCTCTGTAACCCGGCCCTGGTGCAGCTGCTCGGACTGAAGAGCGAATCGCCCAAGGCCGAGGAGCTCTTCACCCCGGAGAGCGCCCGCAGCCTGGAGAAGGCCACCGGCGTCCCCACCAGCGAGCAGCGGGACTTTATCGATTGCCAGCTGACCTACCTGCATGCCTCGGGCGTCCCGCTCAAGGCCACCCGGCTGCGCCTGGTCCAGCTGCCCGAAAGCGAGGACGAGCCCCGGCGCTTTGTGGCCATGCTCAGCGAGCTCAGCCCCCCTCAGCCTCTGACCCGAGCGGCACTGCAGAGCCGGCTGGCCGGGGCGATCGCGCACGACTTCAACAACGTGTTCACGGTGGCGGCGAGCTACGTGGATCTGGTGCGTCATCAGGTTGAGGATGAGCAGCAGGAACAGCATCTGGAGCGGGCGCTCAAGGCCTGCCGACGGGGCATCGCGCTGGTGGATAACCTCCAGCTGTTGACCTCGCTGGAGGGGCTGCCGGCCACCGAGACCGAACTCACCGAACTGATCGAAGGTCAGAAGCGCACGCTCAACCAGGCGCTGGCCCCGGGCCCACGGGTGCACCTGGATCTGGAGGAGGATCTGCCGGTGCTGCGCGCCCATCCCTCACGGGTCGGGCAGCTGGTGGTCGACCTGGTAGCCAATGCCCTGCTGCGCTGGCCCCAGGCCAGCCGCCTGGAGATCAGCGCGCGCCGCGCGCGCGCGGAACATCCCGGCGTGGAGCTGCGCATCTGCGGGCCCGATGACCCCAACGCCGCCTACGAGGGCCCCTTCTGGCCGATGCTGCTGGGGAGCGTGGAGCACCAGGGGCGCGTGTGCCGGGTGCCCGACGTGATCGGAGAGTTTTTTGTGGACGTGACCACCGATCAACACGCGATCGTGGCCTTCCTGCCGACTCCAGCGCTGCACTGA
- a CDS encoding multiheme c-type cytochrome: protein MFSGKAGLRALLLLLALATLALMLYFGPERAPAPEVPDTLSAEEALAAADAFYKSRPIYERPHPYTPIPEGLPDLRAETCGACHAEIYREWQVSTHRRAWLDDVQFMEELSKSRGEHNPPDAEPHDVSWLCVNCHTPLVNQLEKLVVGLENDDISKPIYVENPVFDPELQLDAITCATCHVRDGVVLGPRGDSPAAPHPVAKGDHLMSEENCVRCHQAEALFPEQTLGCFFTTGQEWEGSAFADQGQHCQDCHMPQTERQIVRGYDVPKRTTRHHWFGGSLIPKKPDYEEEIAPLRQIFGSGATLELLPAQAPACSEGPCPRARVVITNSQAGHRFPTGDPERHADVVARVFDARGQELARQEMRIGAIFEWWPEIKIKSDNRLMPGQSHEMALSWPAQDEAVRVELRADKYRMHQEAYDYHELEGKVERGRTFHSSTWEVSPEGQVRLEVVEDDRGRRHTLAPASEPAVPSPAPAE, encoded by the coding sequence ATGTTCTCAGGAAAAGCCGGTCTGCGCGCCCTGCTCCTGCTTCTGGCGCTCGCCACGCTGGCCCTGATGCTCTACTTCGGGCCGGAGCGTGCCCCGGCCCCCGAGGTCCCCGACACGCTCTCGGCCGAGGAAGCCCTGGCCGCCGCGGACGCCTTTTACAAGAGCCGCCCCATCTACGAGCGCCCCCACCCTTACACCCCGATTCCGGAGGGCCTGCCGGATCTGCGCGCCGAGACCTGCGGAGCCTGCCACGCCGAGATCTACCGGGAGTGGCAGGTCTCCACCCACCGGCGAGCCTGGCTTGATGATGTCCAGTTCATGGAGGAGCTCTCCAAGTCACGTGGCGAGCATAATCCTCCGGATGCCGAGCCCCACGATGTGAGCTGGCTCTGCGTCAACTGCCATACGCCCCTGGTCAATCAGCTCGAGAAGCTGGTGGTGGGACTGGAGAACGACGACATCTCCAAGCCGATCTACGTGGAAAACCCGGTCTTTGATCCCGAACTCCAGCTCGACGCGATCACCTGCGCCACCTGCCACGTGCGCGACGGGGTGGTGCTGGGGCCCCGCGGCGACTCCCCGGCCGCGCCGCACCCGGTGGCCAAAGGCGATCACCTGATGAGCGAAGAGAACTGCGTGCGCTGCCACCAGGCCGAAGCGCTCTTCCCAGAGCAGACCCTGGGCTGCTTCTTCACCACCGGCCAGGAGTGGGAGGGCAGCGCGTTCGCCGACCAGGGGCAGCACTGCCAGGACTGCCACATGCCCCAGACCGAGCGCCAGATCGTGCGCGGCTACGACGTGCCCAAGCGCACCACGCGCCATCACTGGTTCGGGGGCTCGCTCATCCCCAAGAAGCCCGACTACGAGGAAGAGATCGCGCCGCTGCGCCAGATCTTTGGCTCCGGCGCCACCCTGGAGCTGCTCCCGGCCCAGGCGCCGGCCTGCTCCGAGGGTCCCTGCCCCCGGGCCCGGGTGGTGATCACCAACAGCCAGGCCGGCCACCGCTTTCCCACCGGCGATCCGGAGCGTCACGCCGATGTGGTCGCCCGGGTCTTCGATGCCCGGGGCCAGGAGCTGGCGCGCCAAGAGATGCGCATCGGCGCCATCTTCGAGTGGTGGCCCGAGATCAAGATCAAGAGCGACAACCGCCTGATGCCCGGCCAATCACATGAGATGGCCCTGAGCTGGCCGGCGCAGGACGAGGCAGTGCGCGTGGAACTGCGGGCCGACAAGTACCGCATGCATCAGGAGGCCTACGACTACCACGAGCTCGAAGGCAAGGTAGAGCGCGGGCGCACCTTCCATAGCTCCACCTGGGAGGTGAGCCCCGAGGGCCAGGTACGCCTGGAGGTGGTCGAAGACGACCGGGGCCGCCGTCACACGCTCGCCCCTGCCTCGGAGCCCGCCGTCCCGTCGCCGGCGCCGGCGGAGTGA
- the rapZ gene encoding RNase adapter RapZ yields MTEDLEERSDPSFGAPRVVIVTGLSGSGKSTAIRALEDLGYFCIDNLPVPLLPKVLELAQSGPSRQEWRRLAFVVDTRDHVHLDQANATIKQLRDEGIDVQVAFLEAADEVLVRRFSETRRRHPVAEARSVPEGIALERRFLDDLRARADVVIDTSSHTVHTLKALIQKRFSSDAPPPFTISVLSFGFKYGLPIECDLVFDLRFLPNPYFVEELRPKTGLDADVQHYVLGLSEASTFLGLFQQMAEFTLPMYEREGKSYLTIGIGCTGGQHRSVAIAETIARRLTHRGWNVSTRHRDLERKSR; encoded by the coding sequence ATGACTGAGGATCTCGAGGAGCGCAGTGACCCGAGCTTCGGCGCCCCACGGGTGGTGATCGTGACCGGACTGAGCGGTTCGGGTAAGTCCACGGCCATCCGCGCGCTCGAAGATCTGGGGTATTTCTGCATCGACAACCTGCCGGTTCCGCTGCTCCCCAAGGTGCTGGAGCTGGCGCAGTCCGGCCCCTCTCGCCAGGAGTGGCGCCGGCTGGCCTTTGTGGTCGACACCCGCGATCACGTGCATCTGGACCAGGCCAATGCCACCATCAAGCAGCTGCGCGATGAGGGCATCGACGTGCAGGTGGCCTTTCTGGAGGCCGCCGACGAGGTGCTCGTGCGCCGCTTCAGCGAGACCCGGCGGCGCCATCCGGTGGCCGAGGCCCGCAGCGTGCCCGAGGGCATCGCGCTGGAGCGGCGCTTTCTCGACGATCTGCGCGCACGCGCCGATGTGGTCATCGACACCTCCAGCCATACCGTACACACCCTTAAGGCGCTGATTCAGAAGCGTTTTAGCTCCGATGCCCCGCCGCCCTTTACGATCTCGGTGCTGAGCTTTGGGTTTAAGTACGGGCTGCCCATCGAGTGCGATCTGGTCTTTGATCTGCGCTTTCTGCCCAATCCCTACTTCGTCGAAGAGCTGCGCCCGAAGACCGGCCTGGATGCCGACGTGCAGCATTACGTGCTGGGGTTGAGCGAGGCCTCGACCTTTCTGGGCCTCTTTCAGCAGATGGCCGAGTTCACCCTGCCGATGTACGAGCGTGAGGGTAAGAGTTACCTGACGATCGGCATCGGGTGCACCGGCGGCCAGCACCGCTCGGTGGCCATCGCCGAGACGATCGCCCGGCGTCTGACCCACCGGGGCTGGAATGTTTCCACGCGCCATCGAGATTTAGAGCGCAAGTCGCGCTGA
- a CDS encoding Stp1/IreP family PP2C-type Ser/Thr phosphatase: protein MKLRYAGNTHVGMKRGHNEDNLRLVPEENLYIVADGMGGHASGEVASQLAVDTIAEFFIETSKDEDLTWPYKMEKGRSYEENRLGASIKLANLRIFETAKNDPSKHHGMGTTVVALCICGDSIYVGHVGDSRVYRLRGEELHQVTEDHSLLNDYIKMKDLTEEEIENFPHKNVIVRALGMKETVQVDVAREEPRHKDLYLLCSDGLNGMINDATIRAIMLENRDNLEVCIDKLIEAANNNGGTDNTTCVMVEIFKE, encoded by the coding sequence ATCAAACTGCGATACGCTGGAAACACCCACGTCGGGATGAAACGGGGCCATAACGAGGACAACCTGCGTCTGGTCCCCGAAGAAAATCTCTACATCGTTGCCGACGGCATGGGCGGTCACGCCAGTGGCGAGGTCGCCTCGCAGCTGGCCGTCGACACCATCGCCGAATTTTTCATTGAGACCAGCAAAGACGAAGATCTGACCTGGCCCTACAAAATGGAAAAGGGGCGCAGCTACGAAGAAAACCGCCTGGGCGCGAGCATCAAGCTGGCCAACCTGCGCATCTTCGAGACGGCCAAAAATGACCCGAGCAAACACCACGGCATGGGCACTACGGTGGTGGCGCTGTGCATCTGCGGCGACTCCATCTATGTGGGCCATGTTGGCGACAGCCGGGTCTACCGGTTGCGCGGCGAAGAGCTGCATCAGGTCACCGAAGACCACTCGCTGCTCAACGATTACATCAAGATGAAAGATCTCACCGAAGAAGAGATCGAAAACTTCCCGCATAAAAACGTCATCGTGCGGGCGCTGGGCATGAAAGAGACCGTGCAGGTCGACGTGGCCCGCGAAGAGCCCCGGCATAAAGACCTCTACCTTTTGTGCAGCGATGGTCTCAACGGCATGATCAACGACGCGACTATCCGCGCGATCATGCTGGAGAATCGCGACAACCTGGAGGTCTGCATCGATAAGCTCATCGAAGCGGCCAACAACAACGGCGGCACCGACAACACCACCTGCGTGATGGTCGAAATTTTTAAAGAATAA
- a CDS encoding MJ1255/VC2487 family glycosyltransferase — protein sequence MKILYGVVGEGMGHAIRSAVVLKWLLDQGHQVQVVASGRAHAYLKSRVPRVDQIWGLTMAMEHNQVRRLATATDNLRGALEGWPSNVRRYFEMVGRFSPDVVISDFETWSWLFAKVHRIPLICIDNIQLINRCWHDDAIIGQEMDEFLLAKSIVKAKCPRAAHYVITSFCEPPVRKKRTSLVPPILRPEILNATPTHGEHLLVYQTSPTFSDLPRLLAGLQRPVYIYGLRREIQEDQRQGNLVFRPFSETQFVEDLASAAGVIASAGFTLMGEALHLRKPFLATPVGGQFEQLLNARYLHELGYGTYSRSLGPNDLVDFVDELPRYRQALQSYEPRDNSALFARLEELFDLAESGILRSRRVRWLGWGDAAK from the coding sequence ATGAAGATTTTGTATGGTGTGGTGGGCGAAGGCATGGGACATGCCATTCGCAGCGCGGTGGTGCTCAAGTGGCTGTTGGACCAGGGGCACCAGGTGCAGGTGGTGGCCTCGGGGCGCGCCCATGCGTATCTGAAGTCTCGGGTGCCCCGGGTCGATCAGATCTGGGGGCTGACCATGGCGATGGAGCATAACCAGGTGCGTCGGCTGGCCACGGCCACCGATAACCTGCGGGGTGCGCTGGAGGGGTGGCCCTCCAATGTACGGCGCTACTTCGAGATGGTCGGCAGGTTTTCGCCCGATGTGGTCATCAGCGATTTCGAAACCTGGAGCTGGCTCTTTGCTAAGGTCCACCGCATCCCGCTGATCTGCATCGATAATATTCAGCTCATCAACCGCTGCTGGCATGACGATGCCATCATCGGCCAGGAGATGGATGAATTCCTGCTGGCAAAGTCCATCGTCAAAGCCAAATGCCCTCGGGCGGCGCATTACGTGATCACGAGTTTCTGTGAGCCGCCGGTGCGCAAGAAGCGCACCTCGCTGGTGCCGCCGATCCTGCGCCCCGAGATCCTCAACGCCACCCCCACCCACGGGGAGCACCTGCTGGTTTACCAGACCTCGCCGACTTTTTCGGACTTGCCCCGGCTGCTCGCCGGGTTGCAGCGTCCGGTCTACATCTACGGGTTGCGGCGAGAGATTCAGGAGGATCAGCGCCAGGGGAACCTGGTATTTCGGCCCTTCAGCGAGACGCAATTTGTCGAGGACCTGGCGAGCGCCGCCGGGGTGATCGCGTCGGCGGGCTTTACGCTGATGGGCGAGGCGCTGCATCTGCGAAAACCCTTTCTAGCCACGCCGGTGGGCGGGCAGTTCGAGCAGCTGCTCAACGCGCGCTATCTTCATGAGCTGGGCTACGGCACCTACAGCCGAAGCCTGGGGCCCAACGACCTGGTTGATTTCGTCGACGAGCTGCCGCGCTATCGCCAGGCGCTTCAGAGCTATGAGCCCCGTGATAACAGCGCGCTCTTTGCGCGCCTGGAGGAGCTCTTTGATCTGGCCGAGAGCGGCATCCTGCGCTCCCGGCGCGTACGCTGGCTGGGGTGGGGTGATGCTGCGAAGTGA
- a CDS encoding WD40 repeat domain-containing serine/threonine protein kinase gives MTNLDPPAGTGQQIRVLREARRQKLREKSPQHHCPGCLSVVFADEPLCLECDRRAPQPGWPPLNDANDPWLGRVIDRRYLVAKPLGRGSSASVYRAESLSISRHFAIKIIATDKGQADQIMERLNREVEALSRLRNPHIVSFYEILDLKGSYVAAIMDLISGLTLEELVHRQGPLSVQRSCALLRQIANGLYEAHQAGMIHRDLKPENMMVERLPAGDDFMHILDFGIVRLTDDSGVSMTHGFIGTPLYASPEQAMAKAVDQRSDIYSLGAILFFMLTGQPPFVSNNVYSVLRMHVRQKPPRLNEALPERLFPEELERLVARMLAKEPSERPEDLSEVIAELDTFANAQLSSEVTSSALQPASRHATPLYGGLSAPAPSAPTSSEAAATSDASQAHLQGFGRQDHTSATTIQAFARREPVQTPVFSRTATPHHSDALQAIPAQVRYAREPQKESAEPGLPAGALHRLRVGPTEVIAGATSSGAFVLLEEGPYDVLYVGEDHREARPLTVATTSSVGALALSREAVFAGHRDGSITRTSLETGRTRTLFQDVRRASISALAVHPEEKSVIAGSTSGRVYLHQPGRASASEWTRIGNGEAVSSVTMGAHGGSAAISRRDHSVEVIMLSSPRSPIARLQTEAPVLTMALSPDNYLLAAALANHTLALFQIPTGHRVMSLPTRHLDVLALLFANGSTPTAICAVDQCVESLSFEQVSAAARA, from the coding sequence ATGACGAACCTGGACCCGCCTGCCGGGACCGGCCAGCAGATCCGCGTACTTCGCGAGGCGCGGAGGCAGAAACTGCGGGAGAAGAGTCCGCAGCATCACTGCCCCGGCTGTCTGTCGGTGGTTTTTGCCGACGAGCCGCTGTGCCTGGAGTGCGATCGGCGCGCCCCCCAGCCGGGCTGGCCTCCCTTAAACGATGCCAATGACCCCTGGCTCGGGCGCGTGATCGATCGGCGCTACCTGGTGGCCAAGCCCCTGGGTCGCGGCTCCTCGGCGTCGGTTTATCGGGCCGAATCCCTGTCGATCTCCCGGCATTTTGCCATCAAGATCATCGCCACCGACAAGGGGCAGGCCGACCAGATCATGGAGCGCCTCAACCGCGAGGTCGAAGCGCTGAGCCGGCTGCGCAATCCCCACATCGTCTCCTTCTACGAGATCCTCGATCTGAAAGGCTCCTACGTGGCCGCGATCATGGATCTGATCTCGGGGCTAACCCTGGAAGAGCTGGTCCATCGCCAGGGACCGCTCAGCGTGCAGCGCTCCTGCGCGCTGCTGCGCCAGATCGCCAATGGCCTCTACGAGGCTCACCAGGCCGGGATGATCCACCGCGACCTCAAACCCGAAAACATGATGGTCGAACGCCTGCCGGCCGGCGACGACTTCATGCATATTCTGGATTTCGGCATCGTGCGTCTGACCGACGACTCCGGGGTCAGCATGACGCACGGGTTCATCGGTACGCCCCTCTACGCCAGCCCCGAGCAGGCCATGGCCAAGGCCGTCGATCAGCGCAGCGATATCTACAGCCTGGGCGCGATCCTCTTCTTTATGCTCACGGGCCAACCGCCCTTTGTGTCCAACAACGTCTACAGCGTGCTTCGGATGCACGTGCGCCAGAAGCCCCCGCGCTTGAACGAGGCGCTCCCCGAGCGCCTCTTCCCCGAGGAGCTGGAACGCCTGGTGGCACGTATGCTGGCCAAGGAGCCCTCCGAGCGACCGGAAGATCTCTCGGAGGTGATCGCCGAGCTCGACACCTTCGCCAACGCGCAGCTCTCCTCCGAGGTTACGTCCTCCGCGCTGCAACCGGCCTCCCGCCACGCGACGCCTCTCTACGGAGGCCTGAGCGCCCCGGCGCCATCGGCGCCCACAAGCTCCGAGGCCGCGGCAACCTCTGATGCCTCCCAGGCCCATCTGCAGGGCTTCGGACGCCAGGATCACACCAGCGCCACGACCATTCAGGCCTTCGCCCGGCGAGAGCCCGTCCAGACGCCGGTGTTCTCCCGTACGGCCACTCCGCACCACTCCGACGCCCTCCAGGCGATCCCGGCCCAGGTGCGCTACGCCCGCGAGCCCCAAAAGGAGAGCGCGGAGCCGGGGTTGCCCGCCGGCGCCCTGCACCGGCTACGGGTTGGGCCCACCGAAGTCATCGCCGGCGCGACCAGCTCCGGTGCCTTTGTGCTCTTGGAGGAGGGGCCCTACGACGTGCTCTACGTCGGGGAAGACCACCGCGAGGCTCGCCCCCTGACCGTGGCCACAACCTCATCGGTCGGCGCACTGGCGCTGAGCCGTGAGGCGGTGTTTGCCGGCCACCGTGATGGCTCGATCACCCGCACCTCGCTGGAGACGGGGCGCACGCGTACGCTTTTTCAAGACGTGCGCCGCGCGTCGATCTCCGCGCTGGCCGTGCATCCCGAAGAAAAGAGCGTGATCGCCGGGTCGACCTCCGGGCGGGTGTACCTCCACCAGCCCGGGCGTGCCAGCGCCAGCGAGTGGACGCGCATCGGCAACGGTGAGGCCGTGAGCAGCGTCACGATGGGCGCCCACGGCGGGAGCGCCGCCATCAGCCGGCGTGATCACAGCGTCGAAGTCATCATGCTGAGCTCCCCGCGCAGCCCCATCGCCCGACTGCAGACCGAGGCGCCGGTGCTCACCATGGCGCTCTCCCCGGATAACTACCTGCTGGCCGCCGCGCTGGCCAACCACACCCTGGCGCTTTTCCAGATCCCGACCGGGCATCGAGTCATGAGCCTTCCCACGCGTCACCTTGACGTGCTGGCCCTGCTCTTCGCCAACGGCAGCACGCCCACGGCCATCTGCGCCGTAGATCAGTGTGTGGAGAGCCTGAGCTTTGAGCAGGTCAGCGCCGCGGCGCGCGCGTAG